One Bradyrhizobium sp. CCGB12 genomic window carries:
- a CDS encoding amidase, translated as MTVDAADLNYGSIGALLDALHARKISASELLAHTIARIEALDVPINAIIVRDFDRARDAARAADAALGRGDRLPLLGIPVTLKEPFNVAGLPTTWGFPQFKDFRPAEDALVVARLKAAGAVIIGKTNIPIGLRDFQSYNEIYGATNNPWDLGRSPGGSSGGSGAALAAGFGPLSIGSDIGGSIRVPAHFCGVFGHKPSLGLVPLRGYSLPPAPPVPGQGDLAVVGPMTRTAPDLALSLDVIAGPDETRDGVGYRLALPAPRHDQLRNFRILVIDTHPLMPTGDAVRSAIRRLADRLGKAGARVARSSASLPDLAESARLYMRLLNGARSPRLTPAALADAQGLAAALPPDDRSLQAERARGWGMLHREWLAADAARLQLQQKWYELFREFDAVIYPAAAVPAFPQDQSEPFDARQLDIDGKLYPYADACFIWADPASTCGLPATAVPIERTASGLPVGVQIIGPYLEDRTTIALAGLIEREFGGFVPPPALSFAQSGRS; from the coding sequence ATGACCGTAGACGCCGCTGACCTGAACTACGGCTCGATCGGCGCGCTGCTGGACGCCCTGCACGCGCGCAAAATATCTGCGTCGGAGTTGCTCGCGCATACGATTGCGCGCATCGAGGCTCTGGACGTACCGATCAACGCCATCATCGTTCGCGATTTCGATCGCGCAAGGGACGCCGCACGCGCCGCCGATGCCGCGCTTGGCCGCGGCGATCGACTGCCGCTGCTCGGCATCCCCGTCACCTTGAAGGAGCCGTTCAACGTCGCCGGCCTGCCGACCACGTGGGGCTTTCCGCAGTTCAAGGATTTTCGGCCGGCGGAAGATGCCCTTGTCGTCGCGCGGTTGAAGGCTGCCGGCGCCGTCATCATCGGCAAGACCAACATCCCGATCGGTCTGCGGGATTTCCAGAGTTACAACGAAATCTACGGAGCGACGAACAACCCGTGGGACCTCGGCCGGTCGCCCGGCGGCTCCTCCGGCGGATCAGGAGCGGCGCTGGCCGCGGGTTTCGGTCCGCTCTCGATCGGCTCGGATATCGGCGGCTCGATCCGGGTGCCCGCACACTTCTGCGGCGTATTCGGACACAAGCCGAGCCTCGGCCTGGTCCCGCTGCGCGGCTACAGCCTGCCGCCTGCACCGCCCGTCCCAGGCCAGGGCGATCTGGCTGTCGTTGGACCGATGACGCGAACCGCCCCGGACCTCGCTCTGTCGCTCGATGTGATTGCCGGCCCCGACGAGACGCGCGACGGTGTCGGCTACCGCCTTGCCCTGCCCGCCCCGCGCCACGACCAGCTCAGAAATTTCAGGATTCTCGTGATCGACACGCATCCGCTGATGCCGACTGGAGACGCCGTGCGCTCAGCCATCAGGCGATTGGCGGACCGGCTGGGCAAAGCGGGGGCGCGGGTCGCGCGTTCGAGCGCATCGCTGCCTGATCTCGCCGAATCCGCCCGGCTCTACATGAGGCTGTTGAACGGCGCGCGAAGTCCGCGCCTGACCCCGGCCGCCCTTGCAGACGCGCAGGGCCTTGCCGCCGCACTCCCACCCGATGACCGCAGCTTGCAGGCCGAACGCGCACGCGGCTGGGGCATGCTTCATCGCGAATGGCTCGCGGCTGACGCGGCGCGTCTGCAGCTGCAACAGAAATGGTACGAACTGTTCCGCGAGTTCGATGCGGTGATCTACCCCGCCGCCGCCGTGCCGGCCTTTCCACAGGACCAGTCCGAGCCGTTCGACGCACGGCAACTGGACATCGATGGAAAGCTCTACCCCTACGCCGATGCGTGCTTCATCTGGGCCGATCCCGCTTCGACCTGCGGTCTGCCGGCGACCGCCGTTCCGATCGAGCGCACGGCTTCTGGCCTTCCGGTCGGCGTGCAGATCATCGGTCCCTATCTCGAAGATCGCACGACGATTGCGCTAGCAGGGCTGATCGAGCGCGAGTTCGGCGGGTTCGTGCCGCCGCCGGCGCTGTCTTTCGCCCAATCCGGACGATCATGA